GCAATCCTCTTTGCTTTGGATTTCAGGCTACGGCCGGTGAAGAACAGCAGGTCGCCCGGGCTCCAGTCGGAAGGTGTGATCAGGTTTCCAAGGGTGCTCATATCGGCAGCTGTACGGGGCAGCGTCATACCGATAAAGGAAAAACCGAACTTGATCAGACCACTGCAATCAAATGCCATCGGGCCGATCGCTCCGCGGATATAAGGTTTACCCAGTTCTCCTTCCAGAACAGCCAACAGCTGTTTGATGTTGCTTCTCAGCCCGGAAGTATCGTATGTATTGATGGTAATGTCAGCGTTTGGAAAATACAAACTATCAGGCATCCGTGGTGGCGTCACTACTTTAGGATGGGCCACATGATGCGCTACCGCTTTGGATTTATGAGCGGTCGCTTTTTTATGGTAAGCAGTGGTATGCTTTTTAGCTGGCGCGTGCTTAACAGGCTTTTTCTTAATTTGTGCCGCAACAGTGGTAATGCTGGCAACTGATATGATTATCGGCAATAACTTCTTCACAGTAACATGTTGTTTAGTCAAATGTCCCCGCTTCTACCTCCTGATATCCAAAATCGGCAGTTGATAAAGAACGGATCATTTTGAAAGCTCTCAATGTTGTATCCGGTTTAGGTATGCCCTCCCCTTCTTGCAGGAAAGAAAACACTTTATGCTCGACAAGGTTTCCCTCGCTGGTGATTTTTACCCGCAGCAAAGGTGCAACATTATTGGGATATTTCAGATTAAATAAGTGATAAGTTGCAAAATTTCCTAAACTATAAGCCACTAATTTACCTTTATAACGCTCCATCCCCCTTACAACGTGGGGCCCTGAGCCGATTACGAGGTCCGCTCCTTCATCAATACACATATGTGAAAAATGTCTTACATCTCCTCTGTCCTGTCCTAAAAACATTTCGCGTCCCTTCGGTGTATGGGTACGCGCCGAACCTTCACCGCCTCCATGAAAGAACACCACCAGCAGCTTGCATAATGGACGCACTTCGGCGATGGTCGCCTTTATAAGCGAATCGTCATT
The DNA window shown above is from Chitinophaga agri and carries:
- a CDS encoding C40 family peptidase; translation: MKKLLPIIISVASITTVAAQIKKKPVKHAPAKKHTTAYHKKATAHKSKAVAHHVAHPKVVTPPRMPDSLYFPNADITINTYDTSGLRSNIKQLLAVLEGELGKPYIRGAIGPMAFDCSGLIKFGFSFIGMTLPRTAADMSTLGNLITPSDWSPGDLLFFTGRSLKSKAKRIAHVGCVYKVDNGKVLMIHSSNQGVNIVDITNSEYYKKRFIGAKRVIEVDSTNTVIHPGTEQRLSDY